A DNA window from Streptomyces canus contains the following coding sequences:
- a CDS encoding acyl-CoA carboxylase subunit epsilon, producing MSTPDIRVEKGHAEPEEVAAITAILLARAAAAPSSTPAHRARPKAGWRRLEREGGFRAPHSWH from the coding sequence ATGAGCACCCCTGACATCCGCGTCGAGAAGGGCCACGCCGAGCCCGAGGAAGTCGCCGCGATCACGGCGATCCTCCTGGCTCGCGCGGCGGCCGCCCCGTCGTCCACCCCGGCCCACCGAGCCCGCCCCAAGGCCGGCTGGCGCCGCCTGGAGCGCGAGGGCGGCTTCCGGGCCCCGCACAGCTGGCACTGA
- a CDS encoding S1 family peptidase, producing MKTLLTTLKRCLAVGAVALAIAGLQPVSAAQAAPSPVVGGSRAAQGEFPFMVRLSMGCGGALYTQQIVLTAAHCVNGTGANTSITATAGVVDLQSSSGRVQVKSTYVYRAPGYNGDGKDWALIKLAAPINLPTLKIATTTQYNTGTFTVAGWGAATEGGAQQRYLLKATVPFVSDATCRGYSGYSGLIANEEICAGYASGGVDTCQGDSGGPMFRRDSANAWVQVGIVSWGIGCARANAPGVYTEVSTFASAIASAAASL from the coding sequence TTGAAGACACTCCTCACGACCCTCAAGAGATGTCTGGCGGTCGGAGCCGTTGCGCTCGCGATCGCCGGCCTCCAGCCCGTGTCGGCCGCCCAGGCCGCCCCCTCGCCCGTCGTCGGCGGCAGCCGTGCCGCACAGGGCGAGTTCCCGTTCATGGTGCGCCTGTCCATGGGGTGCGGCGGGGCGCTGTACACCCAGCAGATCGTGCTCACCGCCGCGCACTGTGTGAACGGCACCGGAGCGAACACCAGCATCACCGCCACCGCCGGGGTCGTGGACCTCCAGTCCAGCAGCGGGCGGGTGCAGGTCAAGTCGACGTACGTGTACCGGGCTCCCGGGTACAACGGTGACGGCAAGGACTGGGCGCTCATCAAGCTCGCTGCGCCGATCAACCTTCCTACGCTGAAGATCGCGACGACGACGCAGTACAACACCGGCACCTTCACGGTCGCGGGGTGGGGTGCGGCCACCGAGGGCGGGGCTCAGCAGCGGTATCTGCTGAAGGCCACCGTGCCGTTCGTGAGCGACGCCACCTGCCGGGGATACAGCGGGTACAGCGGACTCATCGCGAACGAGGAGATCTGCGCGGGGTATGCCTCGGGCGGGGTCGACACCTGCCAGGGAGACTCCGGTGGGCCCATGTTCCGGCGGGACTCGGCGAACGCGTGGGTCCAGGTGGGCATCGTGAGCTGGGGCATAGGGTGCGCCCGGGCGAACGCGCCCGGGGTCTACACCGAGGTGTCCACGTTCGCCTCGGCGATCGCTTCGGCGGCCGCGTCACTGTGA
- a CDS encoding YceI family protein: protein MTNTDLTALTGDYTIDAAHSTIGFTVRHAMVTNVKGKFTEFTGSLHLDGSDPSASTASLDVKMDSIDTGSADRDGHLKSADFFKIEEFPTMTFRSTKAEALGDEDYLITGDLTILGTTKPVTIDLEFNGAAKDPFGNERVGFEGKAEIKRSDWGLTWNTTLETGGVLVSDKIKLNFDISAIRNA from the coding sequence ATGACGAACACCGACCTGACCGCACTGACCGGCGACTACACGATCGACGCGGCCCACTCCACGATCGGCTTCACCGTGCGTCACGCCATGGTCACCAACGTCAAGGGCAAGTTCACCGAGTTCACCGGCTCGCTGCACCTGGACGGCAGTGACCCGTCCGCGTCGACGGCCTCCCTCGACGTCAAGATGGACAGCATCGACACCGGCTCGGCGGACCGTGACGGGCACCTCAAGAGCGCGGACTTCTTCAAGATCGAGGAGTTCCCGACGATGACCTTCCGCTCCACCAAGGCGGAGGCACTCGGCGACGAGGACTACCTCATCACCGGCGACCTGACGATCCTCGGCACCACCAAGCCGGTCACCATCGACCTCGAGTTCAACGGCGCCGCGAAGGACCCCTTCGGCAACGAGCGCGTGGGCTTCGAGGGCAAGGCGGAGATCAAGCGCTCCGACTGGGGCCTGACCTGGAACACGACCCTGGAGACGGGCGGCGTCCTGGTCTCCGACAAGATCAAGCTGAACTTCGACATCTCCGCGATCAGGAACGCGTGA
- a CDS encoding roadblock/LC7 domain-containing protein, producing the protein MSQAAQNLNWLITNFVDNTPGVSHTVVVSADGLLLAMSEGFPRDRADQLAAVASGLTSLTAGASRIFEGGAVNQTVVEMERGFLFIMSVSDGSSLAVLAHPEADIGLIGYEMALLVDRAGSVLTPDLRAELQGSLLN; encoded by the coding sequence ATGAGCCAGGCGGCGCAGAACCTGAACTGGTTGATCACCAACTTCGTGGACAACACCCCGGGGGTGTCCCACACCGTGGTGGTCTCCGCCGACGGACTCCTTCTGGCGATGTCCGAAGGCTTTCCGCGCGACCGAGCCGACCAGCTTGCGGCCGTCGCCTCCGGTCTGACCTCGCTGACCGCGGGTGCCTCGCGCATCTTCGAGGGCGGCGCCGTGAATCAGACGGTTGTGGAGATGGAGCGGGGATTCCTGTTCATCATGTCCGTATCCGACGGTTCCTCGCTCGCGGTGCTCGCGCACCCCGAGGCGGACATCGGCCTCATTGGGTACGAGATGGCCCTCCTGGTGGACCGAGCCGGTTCGGTCCTGACGCCCGATCTGCGTGCGGAGCTCCAGGGCAGCTTGCTCAACTGA
- a CDS encoding WD40 repeat domain-containing protein, translating to MASGATIPTAATSATARNPALASAPTARVPSGTGKLPVTALTTGTLRSTPENPSSARRHGHRRAKPAIKGAPTAIPTAKPDTSNSRAMSRISPGSMNSDVPCANTATPRHSDTARGTGRTGSDDGQSSDGQHGGTALAFSRDGRTLAVAGSAGSPHLGDLASQRLLGTTLPTPGAEIRALAFGPDGTLYASGTHIPVRRYDLNPGHLITEVCRCAGSGLSGTAWKTYLPDLPYRRTC from the coding sequence TTGGCATCCGGAGCGACCATTCCGACCGCGGCCACCAGCGCGACGGCCAGGAATCCGGCGTTGGCGAGCGCACCCACCGCCCGGGTGCCGAGCGGCACCGGGAAACTGCCGGTCACCGCCCTGACGACAGGCACACTCAGGAGCACACCCGAAAACCCCAGCAGTGCCCGACGCCACGGCCACCGCCGGGCAAAGCCCGCCATCAAGGGCGCCCCGACCGCCATTCCCACGGCGAAACCGGACACGTCCAACTCCCGGGCGATGTCGCGCATCAGCCCGGGCAGCATGAACTCGGACGTCCCCTGCGCGAACACGGCGACACCGCGACACAGCGACACGGCACGCGGAACCGGCCGTACGGGCAGCGATGATGGCCAATCGTCAGACGGGCAGCACGGGGGCACCGCGCTCGCATTCTCCCGCGACGGACGTACGCTCGCCGTCGCCGGATCGGCCGGCAGCCCGCACCTGGGGGACCTGGCGTCGCAACGGCTCCTGGGGACCACTCTGCCCACCCCGGGCGCCGAGATCCGCGCACTCGCGTTCGGCCCCGACGGCACGCTCTACGCCTCCGGCACTCACATCCCCGTGCGGCGGTACGACCTGAACCCGGGCCATCTGATCACCGAGGTCTGCCGATGCGCCGGCTCCGGTCTGTCCGGGACGGCCTGGAAGACGTACCTCCCGGACCTCCCGTACCGGCGCACCTGCTGA
- a CDS encoding DUF742 domain-containing protein — MATPPGGSSGNWSYGPGQGQNDGSQNPNRYNFPSAPSQRRQQPYAPQGPGPSPYDQPPAPRIQPVQPQRRTPEPSPAGGASNPLVRPYAMTGGRTRPRYQLAIEALVHTTAQPHQMQGQLPEHQRICNLCREIKSVAEISALLTIPLGVARILVADLAEAGLVAIHQPGGDENAGGQPDVTLLERVLSGLRKL; from the coding sequence GTGGCAACACCCCCAGGTGGTTCATCTGGCAATTGGTCGTACGGCCCCGGCCAGGGCCAGAACGACGGTTCCCAGAACCCGAACCGCTACAACTTCCCCTCCGCACCGAGCCAGCGGCGTCAGCAGCCGTACGCCCCGCAGGGCCCCGGGCCGTCGCCGTACGACCAGCCGCCCGCCCCGCGCATCCAGCCCGTGCAGCCGCAGCGACGCACCCCTGAGCCTTCACCCGCGGGAGGCGCCAGCAATCCTCTGGTGCGCCCGTACGCCATGACGGGCGGCCGAACCCGCCCGCGCTACCAGCTCGCCATCGAGGCGCTGGTGCACACCACCGCGCAGCCGCACCAGATGCAGGGCCAGTTGCCCGAGCATCAGCGGATCTGCAACCTCTGCCGGGAGATCAAGTCGGTAGCCGAGATCTCGGCGTTGCTGACCATCCCCCTCGGCGTGGCCAGGATCCTCGTCGCCGACTTGGCGGAGGCGGGCCTGGTCGCCATCCATCAGCCCGGCGGCGACGAGAACGCCGGCGGCCAGCCAGACGTGACACTGCTCGAAAGGGTGCTCAGTGGACTTCGCAAGCTCTAG
- a CDS encoding GTP-binding protein: MDFASSSGGPSRSTTSAKIVVAGGFGVGKTTFVGAVSEINPLRTEAVMTSASAGIDDLTHTGDKTTTTVAMDFGRITLDQDLILYLFGTPGQDRFWFMWDDLVRGAIGAIVLVDTRRLADCFPAVDYFENSGLPFVIALNGFDGNQPYNPDEVREALQIGPDTPIITTDARHRADAKSALITLVEHALMARLR, encoded by the coding sequence GTGGACTTCGCAAGCTCTAGCGGAGGGCCTTCCCGCTCCACCACGTCCGCGAAGATCGTGGTGGCCGGCGGCTTCGGCGTGGGCAAGACCACGTTCGTCGGCGCCGTCTCGGAGATCAACCCGCTGCGCACCGAGGCCGTCATGACGTCAGCTTCGGCGGGCATCGACGACCTCACCCACACCGGTGACAAGACAACCACCACGGTCGCCATGGACTTCGGCCGCATCACCCTCGACCAGGACCTGATCCTGTACCTCTTCGGTACGCCCGGTCAGGACCGCTTCTGGTTCATGTGGGACGACCTGGTGCGCGGCGCCATCGGCGCGATCGTCCTCGTTGACACGAGGCGCCTTGCCGACTGTTTCCCGGCTGTCGACTACTTCGAGAACTCGGGGCTTCCTTTTGTGATCGCCCTGAACGGGTTCGACGGGAACCAGCCGTACAACCCGGACGAGGTCCGGGAGGCTTTGCAGATCGGGCCGGACACGCCGATCATCACGACCGACGCGCGGCACCGTGCGGACGCGAAGTCGGCGCTCATCACTCTCGTGGAGCACGCGTTGATGGCTCGCCTGCGGTAA
- a CDS encoding acyl-CoA carboxylase subunit beta, with protein sequence MTVLDDAPGETTGEPTDARGRVAELHGIRAAALAGPSEKATEAQHAKGKLTARERIELLLDAGSFQEVEQLRRHRATGFGLEAKKPYTDGVITGWGTVEGRTVFVYAHDFRIFGGALGEAHATKIHKIMDMAIAAGAPLVSLNDGAGARIQEGVSALAGYGGIFQRNTKASGVIPQISVMLGPCAGGAAYSPALTDFVFMVRETSQMFITGPDVVKAVTGEEITQNGLGGADVHAETSGVCHFAYDDEETCLAEVRYLLSMLPQNNRENPPRVESTDAADRRGDVLLDLVPADGNRPYDMTKVIEEIVDDGDYLEVHERWARNIICALARMDGEVVGIVANQPSTLAGVLDIEASEKAARFVQMCDAFNIPIVTFLDVPGFLPGVDQEHGGIIRHGAKLLYAYCNATVPRISLILRKAYGGAYIVMDSQSIGADLTYAWPTNEIAVMGAEGAANVIFRRQIAEAEDPEAMRARMVKEYKSELMHPYYAAERGLVDDVIDPAETREVLIRSLAMLQSKHADLPSRKHGNPPQ encoded by the coding sequence ATGACCGTTTTGGATGATGCGCCGGGTGAGACGACGGGTGAGCCGACGGACGCGCGCGGGCGGGTGGCCGAACTGCACGGGATCCGTGCGGCGGCCTTGGCCGGCCCCAGCGAGAAGGCGACCGAGGCGCAGCACGCCAAGGGCAAGCTGACCGCACGGGAGCGCATCGAGCTGCTGCTCGACGCGGGTTCCTTCCAGGAGGTCGAGCAGCTGCGCCGGCACCGGGCGACCGGTTTCGGCCTGGAGGCCAAGAAGCCGTACACCGACGGTGTCATCACCGGCTGGGGCACGGTGGAGGGCCGTACGGTCTTCGTCTACGCCCACGACTTCCGCATCTTCGGCGGCGCGCTGGGCGAGGCCCACGCCACGAAGATCCACAAGATCATGGACATGGCCATCGCGGCGGGTGCGCCTCTGGTGTCCCTGAACGACGGCGCGGGCGCCCGTATCCAGGAGGGCGTCTCGGCCCTCGCCGGTTACGGCGGCATCTTCCAGCGCAACACCAAGGCATCGGGCGTCATCCCGCAGATCAGCGTGATGCTCGGCCCGTGCGCCGGCGGCGCGGCCTACAGCCCCGCCCTCACCGACTTCGTCTTCATGGTCCGCGAGACGTCCCAGATGTTCATCACCGGACCGGACGTGGTGAAGGCGGTGACGGGCGAGGAGATCACCCAGAACGGCCTCGGCGGCGCGGACGTGCACGCCGAGACGTCGGGTGTCTGCCACTTCGCCTACGACGACGAGGAGACGTGCCTCGCCGAGGTGCGCTACCTGCTCTCGATGCTCCCGCAGAACAACCGGGAGAACCCGCCGCGCGTGGAGTCCACGGACGCGGCGGACCGGCGCGGCGACGTGCTGCTCGACCTGGTCCCGGCGGACGGCAACCGGCCGTACGACATGACCAAGGTCATCGAGGAGATCGTCGACGACGGCGACTACCTGGAGGTCCACGAGCGCTGGGCCCGCAACATCATCTGCGCGCTGGCCCGGATGGACGGCGAGGTCGTCGGCATCGTGGCCAACCAGCCCTCCACGCTCGCCGGTGTCCTGGACATCGAGGCGTCGGAAAAAGCTGCACGCTTTGTCCAGATGTGTGACGCTTTCAACATCCCGATCGTCACTTTCCTGGACGTCCCCGGGTTCCTTCCGGGTGTCGACCAGGAGCACGGCGGAATCATCCGCCACGGCGCCAAGCTGCTGTACGCGTACTGCAACGCCACCGTGCCGAGGATCTCCCTGATCCTTCGCAAGGCCTACGGCGGGGCGTACATCGTCATGGACAGCCAGTCCATCGGCGCCGACCTCACCTACGCCTGGCCGACGAACGAGATCGCGGTGATGGGTGCCGAAGGTGCCGCCAACGTCATCTTCCGGCGTCAGATCGCCGAGGCCGAGGACCCCGAGGCCATGCGGGCCCGCATGGTCAAGGAGTACAAGTCCGAGCTGATGCACCCGTACTACGCGGCGGAGCGCGGCCTGGTGGACGACGTGATCGACCCGGCGGAAACCCGCGAGGTACTGATCCGGTCCCTGGCGATGCTCCAGTCGAAGCACGCCGACCTGCCCTCCCGTAAGCACGGCAACCCTCCGCAGTAA